A single window of Candidatus Flexicrinis affinis DNA harbors:
- a CDS encoding ABC transporter ATP-binding protein encodes MRPKGRLMLHLEAVTRQFGGLKALGNVNLDVSKGRIVGLIGPNGAGKTTLINCISGLDHPTSGVIEFEGTSIHNAEPHHITRLGIARTYQNIRLFGRMTALENLLIGQHSRGHGSLAGAVMFSRAFRAEEREMRERARELLDRFGLLPEANTHAASLPYGDQRRLELARAIATQPKLLQLDEPTAGMNPVETHALGEAILTLRDAGLSILVVEHDMAFIHQVCDEIYVLNFGQIIAHGTPAEIKANPAVIEAYLGSSDDGAA; translated from the coding sequence ATGCGGCCGAAAGGTCGTCTCATGCTGCACCTTGAGGCGGTTACGCGACAGTTCGGCGGCCTGAAGGCGCTGGGCAATGTGAATCTCGACGTGTCAAAAGGTCGCATCGTCGGGTTGATTGGCCCGAACGGCGCGGGAAAGACCACGCTGATCAACTGCATCAGCGGGCTAGATCATCCGACTTCGGGCGTCATCGAGTTCGAAGGCACGTCGATTCACAACGCCGAGCCGCATCACATTACCCGGCTGGGCATTGCCCGCACGTACCAGAACATCCGGCTCTTTGGCCGCATGACCGCGCTCGAAAACCTGCTCATCGGCCAACATTCACGCGGGCACGGCAGCCTTGCCGGCGCCGTGATGTTCAGCCGCGCGTTTCGCGCGGAGGAGCGCGAGATGCGCGAGCGAGCGCGTGAACTCTTGGACCGCTTTGGCTTGCTGCCCGAAGCAAACACACATGCCGCTTCCCTACCTTATGGCGATCAGCGGCGGCTTGAACTGGCGCGCGCGATCGCGACGCAGCCCAAGCTGCTGCAGCTCGACGAGCCGACCGCCGGTATGAACCCGGTCGAGACCCACGCCCTTGGCGAGGCCATACTGACGCTTCGCGACGCGGGTCTGTCCATCCTCGTCGTCGAACACGACATGGCGTTTATCCATCAGGTGTGCGATGAGATCTACGTCTTGAACTTCGGCCAGATCATCGCGCATGGCACGCCGGCGGAAATCAAGGCCAACCCGGCCGTGATCGAAGCCTACCTCGGGAGCAGTGACGATGGCGCTGCTTGA
- a CDS encoding branched-chain amino acid ABC transporter permease, with protein sequence MDSFLQQVVNAVSLGAIYSLFALGYALVFSILGVLNLAHSAVFMTGAFFGLLLVDKLDQPLWIAAPLAMIAAGAVSVLLEFVAFRPLRRRGAARMSQLISSIGAALLIVNLAQLAFKPLWGGTEAYFPQGLVPDQPIVIEALSLRIVPIRMIILVIALALVVALQYLVMRTRIGQQMRAVAFNQRTAALLGVNVGRVYVLTFFLAGLLGGAAGMLYGLVFLNVTPFIGDDVALVGLTAIVLGGLGSINGALVGGFLVAAIQTFSIAIGGSSYKNAVVFGLLFVLLLARPQGLFGQSESTRA encoded by the coding sequence ATGGATAGCTTCCTTCAGCAGGTCGTGAACGCCGTTTCATTAGGCGCGATCTACAGCCTGTTCGCCCTCGGCTACGCGCTGGTGTTCAGTATCCTTGGCGTGCTCAACCTCGCGCACAGCGCCGTCTTCATGACCGGCGCGTTCTTTGGCCTGCTGCTGGTCGACAAACTCGATCAACCGCTCTGGATCGCCGCGCCGCTCGCAATGATCGCCGCTGGCGCGGTCAGCGTCCTGCTGGAGTTCGTGGCGTTCCGGCCCTTGCGGCGGCGGGGCGCCGCGCGCATGTCACAGCTCATCAGCAGCATCGGCGCGGCCCTGCTGATCGTCAACCTTGCGCAGCTGGCGTTCAAGCCGCTGTGGGGTGGTACCGAAGCGTACTTCCCGCAGGGGCTTGTACCCGATCAGCCCATCGTCATCGAGGCGCTGTCGCTGCGCATCGTCCCGATCCGCATGATCATCCTCGTGATCGCGTTAGCGCTGGTGGTCGCGCTTCAGTATCTCGTGATGCGCACGCGCATCGGCCAGCAGATGCGGGCTGTCGCGTTTAATCAACGGACGGCGGCGCTACTGGGGGTCAACGTCGGGCGGGTCTACGTTCTAACGTTCTTCCTCGCCGGCCTCCTCGGCGGCGCGGCAGGCATGCTGTACGGGTTAGTTTTCCTCAACGTCACGCCGTTCATCGGCGATGACGTGGCGCTGGTCGGCCTGACCGCGATTGTGCTTGGCGGATTGGGCAGTATCAACGGTGCTCTGGTCGGCGGATTTCTCGTCGCCGCGATCCAAACGTTCAGCATTGCGATTGGCGGAAGCAGCTACAAGAACGCGGTTGTCTTCGGCCTGCTGTTCGTGCTCTTGCTGGCACGGCCGCAAGGGTTGTTCGGCCAATCGGAAAGCACACGGGCATAA
- a CDS encoding ABC transporter ATP-binding protein translates to MGFIMDGLDAEAYDRQYSDRDLVRRILAYFRPEGWRIGVVALAIFLTSLVNTALPVVISNGLDELGLTSPTPEVLIRLMLIVTALGVLGWTFNAFRQWLSAAAIGNVTLRLREDAFDAVTKRDMSFYDQFPSAKIVSRVTSDTQQFSQTVGLVTDLMSQFLLVVLLVGYLFSVNVTMALITLALAPFIVVTALAFRKIARSTITQSRRVNAEVSSHIQETVSGIRIAKAFRQEQAIYDDFLDVNARSYRINLRTGYTFSSIFPILNMVAGIGTAALVFFGGRIAIDSPNLLTPGQWYLFIQGLALFWFPLTSIASFWSQFQLGLAAGERVFALIDAEPKVVQTANRMLDRINGEIEFKNLDFGYVDGQPVLSDFNLHIRQGESLALVGHTGSGKSSLGKLVARFYEFQGGDITVDGISLRTVNLDSYRSKLGIVTQTPFLFDGTVRENIRYGRASATDEEVETAAMQVANGDWLSVLAQGLDTPVGERGSALSMGQRQLVCLARVVLQDPAIFILDEATASVDPLTEALIQEGLDTVMKGRTSIVIAHRLSTIKNSDRIIVLRKGEIIEQGTHDELIGNDGHYAELYNTYFRHQSLEYIESAKDMVA, encoded by the coding sequence ATGGGTTTCATCATGGACGGCCTCGATGCCGAGGCCTACGACCGCCAATACTCCGACCGCGATCTCGTGCGGCGCATCCTCGCTTACTTTCGTCCCGAAGGCTGGCGGATCGGAGTCGTGGCGCTTGCGATCTTCCTAACGTCGCTGGTCAACACCGCGCTGCCAGTCGTCATCTCGAACGGGTTGGACGAACTGGGGCTGACGAGTCCGACGCCCGAGGTGTTGATCCGGCTTATGCTGATTGTGACCGCGCTTGGCGTTCTAGGCTGGACGTTCAATGCGTTTCGCCAATGGCTGAGCGCAGCGGCCATCGGCAACGTCACGCTGCGCCTGCGCGAGGATGCGTTCGACGCGGTGACCAAGCGCGATATGTCGTTCTACGACCAGTTTCCGAGCGCGAAAATCGTCAGCCGCGTGACCAGCGACACGCAGCAGTTCAGCCAGACTGTCGGTCTCGTGACCGACTTGATGAGCCAGTTCCTGCTGGTCGTGCTGCTCGTCGGCTACCTGTTCAGTGTCAACGTGACCATGGCGCTGATCACGCTGGCGTTGGCCCCGTTCATCGTCGTGACTGCGCTGGCGTTCCGAAAGATCGCACGATCGACGATCACGCAGAGCCGCCGTGTGAATGCCGAGGTTTCGTCACACATTCAAGAGACGGTCAGCGGCATTCGGATCGCGAAGGCGTTCCGTCAAGAGCAGGCGATCTACGACGACTTTCTGGACGTGAACGCGCGCAGCTACCGGATCAACCTGCGCACCGGCTACACGTTCAGCAGCATCTTCCCGATCCTGAACATGGTGGCTGGCATCGGAACGGCGGCGCTGGTGTTCTTCGGCGGACGCATCGCGATCGACAGCCCGAACCTGCTGACGCCGGGGCAGTGGTACCTGTTCATTCAGGGTCTGGCCCTGTTCTGGTTTCCGTTGACGAGCATTGCGTCGTTCTGGAGTCAATTCCAGCTTGGGCTGGCGGCAGGGGAGCGCGTCTTCGCACTGATCGACGCCGAGCCGAAGGTCGTGCAGACGGCGAACCGCATGCTCGACCGGATCAATGGCGAGATCGAGTTCAAGAACCTCGACTTTGGCTATGTGGACGGTCAGCCGGTGCTGTCGGACTTCAACCTGCACATCCGTCAGGGCGAGTCGTTGGCTCTGGTCGGGCATACGGGGTCGGGCAAATCGTCGCTTGGCAAGCTGGTGGCACGCTTCTACGAGTTCCAAGGGGGTGACATCACGGTCGACGGGATCAGCCTGCGCACGGTGAACCTCGACTCGTACCGCAGCAAGTTGGGCATCGTAACGCAGACGCCGTTCCTGTTCGACGGTACCGTTCGTGAGAACATCCGTTACGGCCGCGCGAGCGCGACGGACGAAGAAGTTGAAACTGCAGCGATGCAGGTTGCGAATGGCGACTGGCTGTCGGTGCTGGCGCAAGGGCTGGATACGCCAGTCGGCGAACGCGGCAGCGCGCTGTCGATGGGGCAGCGGCAGCTCGTGTGTTTGGCGCGCGTTGTGCTTCAAGATCCGGCCATCTTCATCCTCGACGAGGCGACCGCCAGTGTCGATCCGCTGACTGAAGCGCTCATTCAGGAAGGGCTAGACACCGTGATGAAGGGCCGCACCAGTATCGTGATCGCCCACCGCCTGAGCACGATCAAGAACTCCGACCGGATCATCGTGCTGCGCAAGGGCGAGATCATCGAACAGGGCACGCACGACGAACTGATCGGGAACGACGGTCACTACGCCGAGCTGTACAACACGTACTTCCGGCACCAGTCGCTCGAGTACATCGAGTCGGCGAAGGACATGGTGGCCTAG
- a CDS encoding ABC transporter ATP-binding protein translates to MALLEVSDLWVSYGMIAALRGVSFKLEEGQVVTLIGANGAGKSTTLNALSGLLRPSTGSIRFEGSELIGQRPDRIAAMGMVQVPEGRQVIANMSVAENLTAGAHVRRDGRADEELAAIYARFPRLNERRTQKAGLLSGGEQQMLAVGRALMMQPTLLMMDEPSMGLAPLLVKDVFRIIAEIKDRGISILLVEQNARQALAIADYAYVLERGKVVAEGTAAQLSNDPAILAAYLG, encoded by the coding sequence ATGGCGCTGCTTGAGGTCTCGGACTTGTGGGTCAGCTACGGCATGATCGCCGCACTGCGCGGCGTGTCGTTCAAGCTCGAGGAGGGCCAGGTCGTCACATTGATCGGCGCGAACGGCGCGGGCAAGTCAACGACGCTCAACGCCCTCTCGGGACTGCTGCGCCCTTCGACCGGAAGCATCCGGTTCGAAGGCTCCGAACTGATCGGTCAACGGCCGGACCGGATCGCCGCGATGGGCATGGTGCAGGTCCCTGAGGGGCGCCAGGTGATCGCCAACATGTCGGTCGCGGAGAACCTGACCGCCGGCGCACATGTGCGGCGCGATGGGCGCGCGGACGAGGAGTTGGCCGCGATCTATGCACGTTTTCCGCGCCTCAACGAGCGTCGAACGCAGAAGGCCGGGCTGCTCAGCGGCGGCGAACAGCAGATGCTGGCGGTCGGTCGCGCACTGATGATGCAGCCTACCCTCCTGATGATGGACGAACCGAGCATGGGCCTCGCGCCACTGCTTGTGAAAGACGTGTTCCGCATCATCGCCGAGATCAAGGATCGAGGCATATCAATTCTCTTGGTGGAGCAGAACGCACGCCAGGCGCTGGCAATCGCCGATTACGCCTATGTGCTGGAACGCGGCAAGGTCGTCGCCGAAGGCACAGCCGCCCAACTCAGCAATGACCCCGCGATTCTGGCCGCCTATCTGGGCTGA
- a CDS encoding ABC transporter substrate-binding protein yields the protein MSLLRRVLVVLLIVALSAPIALVAQDEEEPQMGLWEACADPANLPEVVTIGAIFGQSGNISVYGIPQSQAVALAVEQINEANYLGEGVTLEVIYEDSAGANEQAIAAMTKLVEEDGVVAVLGPTLSSEAFSADPIAQENGVPVMGVSNTAGGITDMGEFVFRNSLPEASVIPGTIAQATEALGLEQVAVLYGNDDDFTISGYDVFVSALEENEVEILGEATFARGDVDFNAQLTQLVSLEPDALVVSALAAEATQIIVQARQLGYEGPIIGGNGFNSPAVLTNAGEASDGVIVGAAWNIASPEALSSLFSEAYEEAYGALPDQFATQAYTGAWLMATAIRCADSAESADVRDALAGITDFASPLGMFSFDEDRNPVHDPVVQIAQGGAFAVLGAEMAEE from the coding sequence ATGTCACTCTTGCGTCGTGTTCTCGTCGTACTCTTGATCGTCGCATTGAGCGCCCCGATCGCGCTCGTGGCACAGGATGAAGAAGAACCTCAGATGGGGTTGTGGGAGGCATGCGCCGACCCTGCGAATCTTCCTGAAGTCGTCACGATCGGCGCGATCTTCGGCCAAAGCGGCAATATCTCGGTCTACGGCATTCCGCAGTCGCAGGCAGTCGCGCTTGCCGTAGAACAGATCAACGAAGCAAACTACCTCGGTGAAGGCGTGACCCTCGAGGTCATCTACGAAGACTCTGCCGGCGCAAACGAGCAGGCCATCGCCGCGATGACCAAGTTGGTCGAGGAAGATGGCGTGGTTGCCGTGCTTGGCCCGACGCTGTCAAGCGAGGCGTTCAGCGCTGACCCGATCGCACAGGAAAACGGCGTGCCGGTCATGGGCGTCAGCAATACCGCCGGCGGCATCACCGACATGGGCGAGTTCGTCTTCCGTAACAGCTTGCCCGAAGCGTCGGTCATCCCCGGCACGATCGCGCAGGCTACCGAGGCGCTCGGGCTTGAGCAGGTCGCCGTGCTGTACGGCAACGATGACGACTTCACCATCAGCGGCTATGACGTGTTCGTCAGCGCGCTGGAAGAGAACGAGGTCGAAATCCTCGGCGAAGCCACGTTCGCCCGCGGCGACGTGGACTTCAACGCTCAGTTGACGCAGTTGGTCAGCCTCGAGCCGGATGCGCTGGTCGTGTCTGCGCTGGCGGCTGAAGCAACCCAAATCATCGTGCAGGCCCGCCAGCTCGGCTACGAGGGCCCGATTATCGGCGGCAACGGCTTCAACAGCCCGGCCGTTCTGACCAATGCCGGCGAGGCATCGGATGGTGTGATCGTCGGTGCGGCATGGAACATCGCCAGCCCCGAGGCGTTGAGCTCGCTGTTCTCGGAAGCGTACGAGGAAGCGTACGGCGCGCTGCCCGATCAGTTTGCAACACAGGCGTACACCGGCGCGTGGCTGATGGCGACGGCAATCCGCTGTGCAGACTCTGCCGAAAGCGCCGACGTTCGCGATGCGTTGGCAGGGATCACGGACTTCGCGAGCCCGCTCGGTATGTTCAGCTTTGACGAAGACCGCAATCCGGTTCACGACCCGGTGGTGCAGATCGCACAGGGCGGCGCGTTCGCAGTGCTAGGCGCCGAGATGGCGGAAGAATAA
- a CDS encoding M23 family metallopeptidase, with amino-acid sequence MTIPVEYPTSARPARILRKFVKPGSSSVPHEGIDIYAPLNSDVFAGASGEVNRVVLSNDELNYGPYVSIVTRLGGDKIRVLYANLKDIRVSAGQVVSAGDLIAKSRGGYIKVVIQAPKDNPYPQFPLKYVAHPKHHLTLPRLRLRPTDNRLRLRREPNTESEVAGFVNQWDQLETPDHDYKVLKKVGRQGKWIKVYNPYSAGDIVWAAAWYLKAISLDDPKEGIPGIPMRGMNLDRYHPLGTPSATPLRYLGWVRILYNLSYNPDNGTYGNNDLAATFNRYLPVLQQYANSGNKIILIFNHQTYGEARGYVWDQMSPGQWDDLIASFVFYVRQIAQQFAALNLIYAYQIWNEQDSPPTNQAAVPIPASVYAKMLTETIRAIRAVDGKAKIVTGGHVTGPELGVSYARAVIALLPNDAIPDGIGVHPYGTGPADSPFSIFGSINNAIEKWSGVLPNRPLWITEWGILDRQGDDSIATAAADFADGFIEICEDDYPGMVACAVWYAWADTMHNGYGMVRSDSSARQPLYARFLGL; translated from the coding sequence ATGACCATTCCGGTTGAATACCCGACATCGGCACGTCCTGCGCGCATCCTCCGTAAATTCGTCAAGCCGGGCAGCAGCAGCGTCCCTCACGAGGGAATCGATATCTACGCGCCGCTCAATTCGGACGTGTTTGCCGGTGCGTCGGGCGAGGTCAACCGGGTCGTCCTCAGCAACGACGAGCTGAACTACGGACCGTACGTCTCCATTGTCACCCGTCTGGGTGGCGACAAGATCCGCGTGTTGTACGCAAACCTGAAAGATATTCGCGTCTCTGCGGGGCAGGTGGTCAGCGCGGGCGACTTGATAGCGAAATCGAGGGGCGGCTATATCAAGGTCGTCATTCAGGCGCCAAAAGACAACCCGTACCCGCAGTTTCCGCTCAAGTACGTGGCGCATCCCAAGCATCACCTGACGCTCCCGCGCCTGCGCTTGCGCCCGACCGACAATCGATTGCGGTTGCGCCGAGAGCCGAATACCGAGAGCGAAGTCGCCGGTTTCGTTAACCAGTGGGACCAGCTTGAGACGCCGGATCACGACTACAAGGTGCTCAAGAAGGTCGGGCGGCAGGGTAAGTGGATCAAGGTCTACAACCCGTATTCCGCCGGGGACATCGTGTGGGCGGCGGCGTGGTATCTCAAGGCGATTAGCCTTGACGACCCGAAAGAAGGCATACCCGGAATCCCGATGCGCGGGATGAACCTCGACCGGTATCACCCGTTGGGAACGCCTTCCGCGACGCCGCTGCGCTACCTCGGCTGGGTGCGCATCCTATACAACCTGTCATACAACCCGGACAACGGCACGTACGGCAACAACGACCTCGCAGCGACGTTCAACCGCTATTTGCCAGTGCTACAGCAGTACGCCAACAGCGGGAACAAGATCATCCTGATCTTCAACCATCAAACCTACGGCGAAGCGCGTGGCTATGTGTGGGACCAAATGTCGCCGGGCCAGTGGGACGACCTGATCGCGTCGTTCGTGTTCTACGTGCGGCAGATCGCGCAGCAGTTCGCGGCGCTCAACCTGATCTACGCCTACCAGATTTGGAACGAACAGGACTCGCCGCCGACCAACCAGGCGGCTGTTCCGATCCCGGCCAGCGTCTACGCCAAGATGCTGACCGAGACAATACGCGCTATTCGGGCGGTCGACGGCAAGGCCAAGATCGTCACTGGCGGCCACGTTACCGGTCCCGAACTGGGTGTGAGCTATGCCCGGGCCGTCATCGCGCTGCTTCCGAACGACGCGATACCGGATGGGATCGGCGTGCATCCGTACGGGACGGGCCCAGCCGATTCACCGTTCAGCATCTTCGGCAGCATCAACAATGCGATTGAGAAATGGAGCGGCGTTCTGCCCAACAGGCCGCTTTGGATCACCGAGTGGGGCATCCTCGACCGGCAGGGCGATGACAGCATCGCGACCGCGGCGGCCGACTTCGCGGACGGATTCATCGAGATCTGCGAGGACGATTACCCGGGAATGGTCGCGTGTGCCGTGTGGTATGCGTGGGCCGACACCATGCACAACGGATACGGCATGGTGCGCTCGGACAGTTCCGCTCGGCAGCCGTTGTACGCGCGCTTTCTCGGCCTCTAG
- a CDS encoding branched-chain amino acid ABC transporter permease, with the protein MDALIQALVDILRPLGITEPVLQFMLVNAILGVSIYLTLYTGMFSLANAGFMAIGAYAGVAATQFIELPLWLGLIVGMAVAGLISLPIGLPVLRLKDIYLAIATIGFGEVVIILLLNFDEIISSVATALQGERVRIRLLEGARGIKGIPKSTETWMLFAFLALLMFLLWRLHKSRLGRAMAAIREDERAAANMGINVVYVKNVVFVMSAVVAASAGVFSAHLTRIISPGAYGFDKAVDILSFAVLGGTSTWVGPIVGGLAMGALPEVLRFLNELRGVFIGLILLGVILFLPGGLVNPAGVRLLFRRARRALRRRADAAERSSHAAP; encoded by the coding sequence ATGGACGCGCTCATTCAAGCCCTTGTCGATATCCTCAGACCGCTCGGCATCACCGAGCCTGTGCTGCAGTTCATGCTGGTCAATGCCATCCTCGGCGTCAGCATCTACCTGACCTTGTATACCGGCATGTTTTCGCTCGCCAATGCCGGTTTCATGGCGATCGGCGCTTACGCAGGTGTCGCAGCCACGCAGTTTATTGAGCTGCCGCTGTGGCTCGGCCTGATCGTTGGCATGGCCGTCGCGGGTCTGATCAGCCTGCCGATCGGGCTGCCCGTGCTGCGGCTGAAAGACATCTACCTCGCCATCGCAACAATAGGCTTCGGCGAGGTCGTCATCATCCTGCTGCTCAACTTCGACGAGATCATCTCCTCAGTTGCCACGGCGCTACAAGGGGAGCGCGTGCGCATCCGGTTGTTGGAAGGCGCGCGCGGCATCAAGGGCATCCCCAAGAGCACCGAGACGTGGATGCTGTTTGCGTTTCTGGCCCTGTTGATGTTCTTGCTCTGGAGGCTGCACAAATCTCGGTTGGGCCGTGCCATGGCCGCCATTCGCGAGGACGAACGCGCCGCCGCCAACATGGGTATCAACGTCGTCTATGTCAAGAACGTCGTGTTCGTGATGAGCGCCGTTGTCGCTGCGTCGGCAGGCGTGTTCAGCGCGCACCTCACGCGCATCATCTCTCCCGGCGCATACGGTTTCGACAAGGCGGTCGATATCCTGAGCTTCGCGGTGCTGGGCGGGACATCGACGTGGGTCGGCCCGATCGTCGGCGGACTGGCGATGGGCGCGCTGCCCGAAGTTCTGCGCTTTCTGAACGAACTTCGCGGTGTGTTTATTGGTCTGATTCTGCTGGGAGTGATCCTGTTTCTGCCCGGCGGGTTAGTCAACCCGGCCGGCGTACGCCTCCTTTTCCGGCGTGCACGCCGAGCGCTGCGCCGCCGCGCAGATGCGGCCGAAAGGTCGTCTCATGCTGCACCTTGA
- a CDS encoding amino acid ABC transporter permease produces MDVPLARGSQTDTEAARTGRLPSPGTALRWLYVKMFSVPWWGVLLFFVAIFVYWRILEYTKLLAVPTSMYTPAIESLGDLLVPANPIWANIFSQLDDGISLTLRVAFFSYLGALMVGLILGLIRSNPPKPATGLLGVPLSLVRLLVYQIATIFVEVMRGLPLLTTLVISVYALIPAVRDYLNDTFNLGIPSRGGSPEPAMIVLALAYGAFMSETFRAGIQSIERGQLEASRALGLNYIKTMRFVVLPQAIRRILPPLGNDFVSMIKDSALVSAIGLNDITQRAKTTSGSNFRYIETYLTAAVLYLTLTIVLSLGVKLLERRLKSATR; encoded by the coding sequence ATGGATGTCCCGCTAGCGCGCGGCTCGCAGACAGACACTGAAGCAGCACGTACCGGTCGCTTGCCGTCACCTGGCACTGCCTTGCGCTGGCTGTACGTCAAGATGTTCAGCGTGCCGTGGTGGGGCGTCCTGCTGTTCTTCGTTGCGATATTCGTCTACTGGCGAATCCTCGAATACACAAAGCTGCTCGCCGTACCGACTTCCATGTATACCCCTGCGATCGAATCGCTCGGCGACCTGCTCGTCCCGGCCAACCCTATCTGGGCCAACATCTTCTCTCAGCTCGATGACGGTATCAGCCTGACGCTTCGCGTGGCGTTTTTCTCCTACCTCGGCGCCTTGATGGTGGGCCTGATCCTTGGCCTGATCCGTTCGAACCCGCCCAAGCCTGCGACCGGGCTTCTCGGAGTGCCGCTCAGCCTCGTACGCCTTCTCGTGTACCAGATCGCTACGATCTTCGTCGAAGTCATGCGCGGCCTGCCGCTGCTGACGACGCTCGTTATCTCGGTGTATGCGCTCATCCCGGCCGTGCGCGACTACCTAAACGACACGTTCAATTTGGGCATCCCATCGCGCGGAGGCTCCCCCGAACCCGCGATGATCGTCTTGGCGCTCGCGTACGGGGCGTTCATGAGCGAGACGTTTCGCGCCGGCATTCAGTCGATTGAACGCGGTCAGCTTGAAGCGTCGCGTGCGCTCGGCCTCAATTACATCAAGACGATGCGTTTTGTGGTCCTGCCTCAAGCAATCCGCCGAATCCTGCCTCCGCTTGGCAACGATTTCGTCTCGATGATCAAGGACTCGGCGCTTGTCAGCGCCATTGGACTGAACGACATCACGCAACGTGCCAAGACAACATCGGGGTCGAATTTCCGCTACATCGAGACGTACCTCACAGCAGCAGTGTTGTACCTCACGCTCACTATCGTATTGTCGTTGGGGGTCAAACTGCTCGAGCGCCGGCTGAAGTCGGCGACGCGCTAG
- a CDS encoding aminopeptidase P family protein yields the protein MSVRTISLKISDAEHIKRCDSLTQKIQEAGLTGVVLFDGDYIKYYTGFAFIPTERPMALVLNSKGQRGMFVPRLEREHAQANALVDAVADYPEYPSKEHPTIALNRLLQELGVTQNYGADTDGYPWIFGYRGPSLSEMTGSTPKPVRAWVEDQMMIKSAAEINLLRESCVWANLAHVLLQRYTRPGLTETDVADRASVEATRMMADAIGPIWRGQSSYYGGAMAGYRGQIGRNAAIPHALANNITFQVGDVLVTGASAPVWGYVSELERTMVIGPASDEQKVMFDHMVALQDTALEAIKPGVPCSAVDEAVRAYYDKHDLWPYWKHHVGHCIGLRYHEGPFLDIGDHTVIQPGMVFTVEPGLYKAGLGGFRHSDTVVVTDDGVESLTYYPRDLESLTILA from the coding sequence ATGTCAGTCCGCACGATTTCCCTAAAGATCAGCGATGCAGAGCACATCAAACGCTGCGACAGCCTTACGCAGAAGATTCAGGAAGCCGGGTTAACCGGCGTCGTGCTGTTCGACGGCGACTACATCAAGTATTACACCGGGTTCGCGTTCATCCCGACCGAGCGGCCGATGGCGCTGGTGCTGAACAGCAAGGGCCAGCGTGGCATGTTCGTACCACGGCTTGAACGTGAGCATGCGCAGGCCAACGCGCTGGTCGATGCGGTAGCCGATTATCCCGAGTATCCGAGCAAGGAACACCCGACGATCGCCCTCAATCGCCTCCTGCAGGAGCTGGGGGTCACGCAGAATTACGGCGCCGATACCGACGGATACCCGTGGATCTTCGGGTACCGGGGGCCGTCGCTCAGCGAAATGACCGGCAGCACGCCGAAACCAGTTCGCGCATGGGTCGAGGACCAGATGATGATCAAGTCCGCGGCGGAAATTAACCTGCTGCGCGAAAGCTGTGTGTGGGCCAACCTCGCCCACGTCCTGCTGCAGCGCTACACTCGCCCCGGCCTGACCGAAACGGATGTTGCCGACCGCGCAAGCGTCGAGGCGACCCGTATGATGGCAGACGCCATCGGCCCGATCTGGCGCGGACAGTCCAGCTACTATGGCGGCGCGATGGCCGGGTATCGCGGGCAGATCGGGCGTAACGCGGCGATCCCGCACGCGTTGGCGAACAACATCACGTTTCAGGTCGGCGACGTGCTCGTGACAGGCGCCAGCGCGCCGGTGTGGGGCTACGTCAGCGAGCTTGAACGCACAATGGTCATTGGTCCCGCCAGCGATGAGCAGAAAGTCATGTTCGACCACATGGTCGCGCTGCAAGACACGGCGCTGGAGGCGATCAAGCCCGGCGTGCCGTGCAGTGCCGTCGACGAAGCGGTGCGCGCCTACTACGACAAGCACGATCTGTGGCCATATTGGAAGCATCATGTGGGACACTGTATCGGCCTGCGTTACCACGAGGGGCCATTCCTCGACATCGGCGATCACACCGTCATTCAGCCCGGCATGGTGTTCACGGTCGAGCCCGGCCTGTACAAGGCGGGATTAGGCGGCTTCCGTCACTCGGACACGGTGGTGGTCACTGACGACGGCGTCGAGAGCTTGACCTACTATCCGCGCGACCTCGAAAGCCTGACCATACTGGCCTGA